A segment of the Polyodon spathula isolate WHYD16114869_AA chromosome 17, ASM1765450v1, whole genome shotgun sequence genome:
GGAACTATAATAGTGACCTGTTGATTTTCTAGGAATACTCTGTGCTATGAATATTTAGGTGTGGAATGTTTAGTGTAGAGCAGAATGCAAGCTTGTATTGATAGTGTGTATTAAGATGTGACATGTCTAGTAAGGAGCTGACTGCATGCTTGTATTGATAGTGTGTATTAAGATGTGACATGTCTAGTAAGGAGCTGACTGCATGCTTGTATTGATAGTGTGTATTAAGATGTGACATGTCTAGTAAGGAGCTGACTGCATGCTTGTATTGATAGTGTGTATTAAGATGTGACATGTCTAGTAAGGAGCTGACTGCATGCTTGTATTGATAGTGTGTATTAAGATGTGACATGTCTAGTAAGGTGCTGACTGCATGCTTGTATTGATAGTGTGTATTAAGATGTGACATGTCTAGTAAGGAGCTGACTGCATGCTTGTATTGATAGTGTGTATTAAGATGTGACATGTTTAGTTAGGAGCTGACTGCATGCTTGTATTGATAGTGTGTATTAAGATGTGACATGTCTAGTAAGGAGCTGACTGCATGCTTGTATCGATACAATGCTTTGCAGGAGTGATATTAACCATACAGGGGATGTGAGGAGGGTATTTCATGGCCCCAGTCTGTATCTTCTGTAGGGAACACATCATCATCAGGAGCacttcacacacagcagcagcaggactcGCTTCAATATTATCAACAGGATTGACTCACTGCAATGTCATTTCCTATATGGAAGAACGTCTCTAAGCTCATCACCTCATGCGCCTCGACATTCACAACAGGCAGCTTCTGAAGTTCAGCTCTAACAAAAGTTCAGGGTGGGCTCAAGGTTACAACAGAATTCGACTGAAGCCATGAAAAAATTACAGATTTGACAAAATGTGAGTTGGCATCTACAGAttggaaaaagaaaatgagaaatttATGCAAGGTGATTCATAAAAACACACCATAGAAAAGAACAGAGCCTGTCTTTTTCATTTGGTCTCAGGTTTCCATGTGGACTGTCACAGTGGACAGCAGCATAGTCAGTGTACAAGTCCTGGTCAAAGAGCCTCCATGTATCCAGACATGTCAAAGCCAAGTTTCCCCTGGAGCAGTGTCCCCAAAGCCAAGTACCCCTGGAGCAGTGTCCCCAAAGCCAAGACCCCCTGGAGCAGTGTCCCCAAAGTCAAGTCCCCCTGGAGCAGTGTTCCCAAAGCCAAGTCCCCCTGGAGCAGTGTCCCCAAAGCCAAGTGCCCCTGGACCAGTGTCCCCAACGCCAAATCACTGTGATGCATCGCTCCACGGCATCATGCTTCTCTTTGATTGTTCGTGTGAGCAGACCCTTAGGGTCTGCAACTTCTTAAGTAAAGGATCTCCTTCCTCTCAGTACACTTGCGTTTGATCTGGGACACTGCCCTGAGATAACTCAGTGCATTTCTTTCTAACTTGAATATTCTCAATCACATTTTCAGTGTGCAGTCGGCTGTGTCTCTAAATCAGCAGCTGACTTCAACTTCTGCGCTTTTCATTTCCATAAATTcaaatcacaaacaaacacacactgtaacaaaaTCAAGCTTGGTTCAGTCTCCTCCAGTTAGCGTGGTAGGCTGTTCAATGCTGACCCTTGTGTacaggaatgtgtgtgtgtgtatatatatatgtaataatgatactcttttatttataaaatgcctTTCACGCCACAAGGTTCAAGGCACTTCACACAAGTTAAAATAGaacaacaaatacaaagacagaaatacataaaaaaaagaaaaattaataaataaaacagttaaaataactgtGACATATCAGAATAAAATTGCATGGCTAAATTATAGAAATAAGTCTTAAGCCTTGGTTTAAAAGTAACCAGTGTGGGTGAGCCTCTGACACAATGGGGTGAGAGTTCCACAGTACAGAGCCCGAACACAGAAAGCAGCCTTTCCTTCCTTCCTAATCCTTACCCTTGAAGTGCAGAGCCAGCCACTATCAACTGACCTCAATATCCACTGAGGTCGATAGGGAGACAATAACTCTGACAAGTAATCTGGTGCCATTCTGTTAGTACTTTAAAGGTAAGTAATggcattttaaaatcagtatatactgtatgtatagcaCCATTCCCACCACTGGCACCCTCTTCATATTTCATTAGGCTCTTGAAACACATTCCTTCACTGCAGGGTTAGTATAACAGAGGCAATGAATGGATGTTCTCCAAATGAACTTCACACACGATGTCAGGGATGTCTGCTTCACACCTGCCTGCAGCTCCATTGGATCAAAGAACACATCTTGTAATTAAACTTCAGGACCTCAATCCAGAAGGCAGCATTTTTCACACACCAAATATTTAGATTAACAGTATTTCTGTCATGGTTGAACCCCGCTTGTGTTGCACTGAAACTTATGAATTCTCCTATTGCTTAAAGGATGACGGAGGTAATAAAGACCTGTGACCCTGTGATTCAGGATTTCAATGTGGGAGCCACACCAGAGGAGCAAGGGCTTGGCTGTCAGGTATTTGTACTTACACCAAATCACACCCATCACAACCCACACAGGCTTTTAGTGCCATTGTCTATTGTCTGGTTCCTGTAAACCATGTCAGTACTACACAAATAAGGTTGTGTCCTTCTCTGTCATTTCTGATTTGAGATAAAGGTTTTAACACAGGTAGAACCACTTGGCACATTCCTGGAGCAGTTGACTGTGTTTTATGATTCTCatgagtgctgtgctgtgatgtttTTAAGGACTAGACAAAAATGTAAATtggtaaattatattaaataaatcaaatgagcTAAATTACCCAGCATAATTTAGTTCGGAGTGTTTTAGGTTAATTGTTTCTTCCATGGCTGCATGGCTCCTTCCAGCAGGCTGCCTGGATCCCTTCTTATGTGTTGAGAGGTAACACTAAAAATATCTGCTTCTGATCTTGCCCCTGTTATGGTGCAAGGAAAGCTTCTTGCTCTCATTTAGAGACTTGCAGGATGTTCAGTTCCTCCTTCCACAATGCAGGCACAGATCTTAAGAAGGAGATGTAGCATAATATAGAAAAATAgagacaaaatgtgaaaagaaaaataagatatCTAAATACATTGGAAAATGAAACTCCAGTTGTGCAATTGCCCCTTGCCAGCGTTCTATATGAAGCATGAGGGGAATCAAAATTATCCATCTGGTGACACTAAAATATTATCGCAAATGTCAAGGTTTGTGTCTGTCTTGGGTTATAAACCTGAACAGTATCATTATGATGAAGCATGTGTCAAATAAACACACGGCAGCCCCAAAGTACTATATTGTTTGAAACCCCTGCCATCCAGCAGATGGCCTCCCAAGTGTCATTGTCTTGAATTGCTCAGTTAGTGCATTACTGCAAAGGATAATAATAGAAGACCTTCGGTGCTCTGTTCTCTCAGGTCTTCCCAGAATCCCACAAGAGGTATCCGAAGTTGTCCAGAAGATTGCCGTCAGTAGTAGTGGAGCCCTCAGAGACTGGAGAGGTTGAGAGTGGAGAGCTACGCTGGCCCCCTGatgaaaacaaaaccactgcAGACCAGCCCTGTCAGAGTGAACTCAACTCAGCCACGAGAGcaggtaaataaaacaaaacc
Coding sequences within it:
- the LOC121330270 gene encoding protein LBH-like, translated to MTEVIKTCDPVIQDFNVGATPEEQGLGCQVFPESHKRYPKLSRRLPSVVVEPSETGEVESGELRWPPDENKTTADQPCQSELNSATRADSAVEPSQDSEDSTAVHSDSV